GGAAGGCAAGGAAAAAGAGCAGGGCGTGGGATATCTTGACGACGGCACGATGGTGGTTGTCGAGGAAGGGCGCAAATGGATAGGCAAGCGGATCGAAGCGTCGGTCTATTCGATCCTGCAGACCTCTGCGGGGCGGATGATATTTGTGAAAGCGCGCGGCAAGAACCCCGAAATCGAGATGGAAGATCCGCAGGCGAAGCAGGATTCCAAAAGGACCATGAGGCATGACAAAACGGCCTGAGCGGTTTTCCGCCGTCATCGTTGCCGGCGGGCGGGGCGTGCGGATGGGCCGCCGCAAGCAGCTGGTGCCTTTATGCGGCGAGCCGATGCTTGCCCGTGCGATCGGCGCTTTCAGGGCTGTGCCGGGGCTGGCGGAACTGATAGTGGTGACGGACCCGGAATATTTTGACATCTGCCGCGCCGCCGCGTGTGGCGCCGTGGAGCTTAAAACAGTGGCGGGCGGAGCGACGCGGATGGAATCGGTAAGGCGCGGCGTAGCCGCCGTGTCGCCGGGTTCGGCGGTGATCGCCGTGCATGACGGGGCGCGGCCGCTGGTGTCATGCAAAGCCGTTAAAGAATGCGTGGCCGCCGCGTTGTCCGACAGCGCCGCCGTTGTGGCCGTGCCGGTGAAAGACACCATAAAAACCGCTTCTCCGGACGGCGCGTTCGTGGCTTCCACGCCCGACCGGGAGTTATTGTGGGCGGCGCAGACCCCGCAGTGCTACCGGGCCGAAACGCTGATCGGCGCGCTGGGCCGGTTTCCGGACGACAGCCTCGCGACCGACGAGTCGCAGCTTGTCGAGCGCGCCGGAGTGAAGGTGCGGCTGGTGCGCGGCGAGTATTCCAACATCAAAGTCACGACTCCCGAAGATATCATACTGGCGGAGGCGCTTATGAAATCCGATTCGAAAGCCGGAACGAAAAAAATGCGGTCCGGCATTGGTTTTGACATACACCGGCTGGTGGAAGGCCGGCCGCTGGTGATAAGCGGCATAACGCTGGCGCACGACAAGGGGCTGCTGGGCCATTCGGACGGCGACGTGGTGCTCCATTCCGTCTGTGACGCCGCGCTTGGCGCGGTCGCCGCAGGCGAAATAGGGGTTTATTTTCCGCCCACCAACATGATGATCATGGGTATTTCCAGCCGCGATATCGCCGAAAA
This genomic stretch from Elusimicrobiaceae bacterium harbors:
- the ispD gene encoding 2-C-methyl-D-erythritol 4-phosphate cytidylyltransferase, whose protein sequence is MTKRPERFSAVIVAGGRGVRMGRRKQLVPLCGEPMLARAIGAFRAVPGLAELIVVTDPEYFDICRAAACGAVELKTVAGGATRMESVRRGVAAVSPGSAVIAVHDGARPLVSCKAVKECVAAALSDSAAVVAVPVKDTIKTASPDGAFVASTPDRELLWAAQTPQCYRAETLIGALGRFPDDSLATDESQLVERAGVKVRLVRGEYSNIKVTTPEDIILAEALMKSDSKAGTKKMRSGIGFDIHRLVEGRPLVISGITLAHDKGLLGHSDGDVVLHSVCDAALGAVAAGEIGVYFPPTNMMIMGISSRDIAEKTLEILAEKNARLVSIDVIIIAEQPKMIPHYPAMKKALMEIFRLDENSVNVKAKSYEGMGDIGHGDAIACQAIATAEVG